One Aquarana catesbeiana isolate 2022-GZ linkage group LG06, ASM4218655v1, whole genome shotgun sequence genomic region harbors:
- the LOC141146636 gene encoding hemoglobin subunit beta-3-like, translated as MVHWTAEEKSAINSVWQKVDVEQDGHEALTRLFIVYPWTQRYFSTFGDLSSPAAIAGNPKVHAHGKKVLGAIGNAIHHLDNVKGTLHKLSEEHANQLHVDPENFRRLGEVLIVVLAAKLGKAFSPQVQHAWEKFIAVLVDALSHSYH; from the exons atggttcactggaCTGCTGAAGAGAAATCCGCCATCAACTCTGTGTGGCAGAAGGTCGATGTTGAACAGGATGGACATGAAGCACTTACCAG GCTGTTTATAGTCTACCCCTGGACCCAGAGGTATTTCAGCACCTTTGGAGATCTCTCCAGTCCAGCTGCAATTGCTGGTAATCCTAAGGTGCACGCACATGGCAAGAAGGTTTTGGGAGCTATTGGCAATGCCATCCATCACCTAGACAACGTGAAGGGCACTCTGCACAAACTCAGCGAAGAACATGCTAACCAACTGCATGTGGATCCTGAGAACTTTAGG cGTCTTGGAGAAGTGTTGATTGTTGTCCTGGCTGCCAAACTGggaaaagcctttagtcctcaagtCCAGCATGCATGGGAGAAGTTCATTGCTGTCCTGGTTGATGCTCTTAGCCACAGCTATCACTAA